The DNA window CATTCTTCTTCTGAATAATTTTTACCCGCAAATTTCTCGATATACAGCCTTTCATTTTTACGGATGATATGGAATACGCTCTGGTTGAGTTTTTTCAGTACTGTTTTCAGTTCTGTAATGCTCAAAGGGTCTTCAATGATGTTGATGATTTCAAAAGGCACCCCGTTCTCGTCCAGATACTCGAGTACTGCTTTTGATTTTGAACAATTGGCATTATGTAAAACTTTAACCAGCATTAAGATTTGATTTTAAAAGACTAAGCGTATACCTACAAATATAAGAATTTTTAAAATAATATCCCGCGGCTTTTAAAATAGCTGCGTTAAAACAATCCGTATAGCTCCGCCTCTATTTTCTCCAGGATAAACCCGAAATCTTCTGGCTTCTCTACAAAGTCA is part of the Chryseobacterium camelliae genome and encodes:
- a CDS encoding ArsC/Spx/MgsR family protein; the encoded protein is MLVKVLHNANCSKSKAVLEYLDENGVPFEIINIIEDPLSITELKTVLKKLNQSVFHIIRKNERLYIEKFAGKNYSEEEWIKILAENPSLIQRPILIKGSVAMLGRPVENVKYFIEK